The genomic segment GCAAATATTTAATGCTGGGACAATTGCACCAGTGTCACCTGGTTCTGTTATTGCTGGTTTTCTCCAAATTAATAAAACACCTTTAGATGTAGCTGGTTATGCTTTGGCACTCGTTTTATCAGCTGTAACTTCGTTGTTAATTTCGCTTTTATTACTTTCTTTAACACGTAAAAAACAATTGAAAACACTGCAAGAAGCGCAAGCACAAGTTGCAGAAATGAAGCAAACGCCTGCAAAAAAACCAAGACAAAAAGATACTCCAGCAATTGCTACAAAGATAGACTTTTCCCAAGTTACCTTTGTTTGCGATGCAGGTATGGGTTCTTCTACTATGGGAGCAGCTATATTTAGAAAAGAACTAAAAAATCAAAATATTGAAGACATTACAGTGATTAATAAAGCAATAGTTGATTTAAAAGATGAAAAGGTAATTATTACCATTTCCCAACTTTATGATCGCGTAAAAGCGAAGCGTGCAGACGCTACGATTTATACCATCAATCAGTTCTTAGATAAACAAGGCTATTTAACTATTATTGAAAAGATTAAAAATGAAAAGAATTAATGTATTGCACTTTGGCGCTGGTAATATAGGTAGAGGTGTTATATTACCGATTTACCAACAAAATGACTTTTCCATTGATTTAGTGGAATTGAATCAAAATACAGTTAATGAGTTACAAAAGCAAAAACAATACCAAGTTCATTACCTTGATTGTGATCAAAGTCAGTTAGTTAATGACTTTAATACTTGAAACTTAAAGGATGAAGCGAAGATTATTGAACTAATGGAAAGAGCTGATGTTATTTCCACTTCAATAGGTGCTAAAAACTTAGCTAGTTTAAAAACTTTGTTTGACAAAGCTAAGTTCCATAAAAGGGCTATAGTGCTTTGCTTTGAAAACGGCTTTCGGATTAGTTCTAACTTTAAAAACATTTTGCAATTAAATAACACACAAGTAAATTTTGTGGATGTGGTAATCGATACAATTGCACCTAACTTCGAAAAGAAAGCGAATTTCTTGGATATTTATTGCGAGAAGTATTCAGAAATTTATGCTGAAACTTTCCCGCTAGAAATTAAGGGAGTAAATCAAACGAATAGTTTAGATAGATTCATTATTAAAAAACTTTTATTAGTCAATGCACTGCACAGTGTTATTGGACTTTTAGGCTTTCAACAAAAGCTTAAGTATGTACATGAAACATTGCAAGTTAAAAGTAATTTGACTTTTGTAGAAAAATTAGCCCAACAAATTATTGATGCCCTTTGTGCTGAATATCCTGAATTTAATAAAAATAATTTGTTAAGTTATGGCAAAAATAACTTAGTCCGTTTTGCTAATCCCAAGATTCAAGATTTAAACACACGCTTAATTAGGGAACCATTACGTAAACTTAACCAAAATGAACGCTTTTATGCCATTTATAAACTCTTTAAAAAGAATAAGATTGCACTAAATAATATTTTGCAAGTTTATCTGATGGTTTTAAAAACTAATATAACAGATGATACCGAAAGCCAACAAATTGCTAAATTAATAAATGAAAAAGCTTGAACAGAGTTAGCGAAATTATCCAGTTTAGAAGAGTCAGAATGAAACCTAATTAAACAAGAATTAAGCCGTGAAATTACTAAAAAATAACATTTACATTAACGTTTATTTAAAAAACAAACAAGAAATTTTTGAATTTGTTTTTAAAAAGTTTAAAGAAGATGGTGCTGTACTAGATAGTTTTTTACCAGCAATTGTGGAACGCGATAAAGCAGCTAGTGTAGCAATTGGTAATTACCTCTTTTTACCCCACCCAGTTTATGACGAAATAGCAAACATTCAAAAAGAAAAAATGGTGTTTATTGGTTTAAAAGATGTAATTAACATTGATGGTCAACCAATTAAATTTATCTGTGGTTTAGCCTTAAAAGGTGAGCACCAAATGGATGCGTTGCAATCTTTAGCAATAGCTTTTTCAGACCCTGAAGAAGTGGAAAAGTTAGTTAAAGATAAGGATTTAACACAAGATAAGGTACTTGAATTTTTAGCAAAACACAACTAAGCAGTCACAATATTACTTAATTAAAAATAGTAAGTAACTAAATAAATTAACTTGCTTTTCGTCAGTTTTGTAACTAATATAGTCATTTAAAAAATTTTATCCAGATTTTTTTGGCTAAGTTCATCTTGTCCTTTTAATGATCAGCTAAGTGAAACTTTAAGCTAAATTCATTCTGTTACTATTTTTTCAGCTTTTAATTCTTCATTTTTAACGATGAAGTTTTCTGCTGTAAATTGTTTTTTTGATTAGGTTTAATAGTAAGGGAAAGATCGAAAGAATACTCTTATCACCATTCTTGGCAGTGAAGCCATTATTGGAATACTGTCCATGCCAATTAAAGGTATAGATCAACTTAGCACTAATTGAAAAATTTTAATACTTCGATATTCAATGTCGAAACGCTCTACCTTTCGCTCCATTTTTAAAAGGATCTTTTTCTGTTGGATTAGTTACTTGGTCAAAATCAAGATCCGCAATGCCTAATTTGCCCTCTTCTGAGCTTTGTTTTCATGCGTCTAACAATAGCTTTGTTGTATCTTTTGGATTAACTTCATAAGATTTCTTTAAAGAATTTATGAGGTTTTGCCTACCTTCCGGAATTTTAATTGCTTTAGACAAATCAAAATCTTTGCCAGTTGTTTCTTTAAGAAGATTCCTAAGATTGGCTTGGATCCATGTGCAAGCACTTAATATTGTTCCACATAACAAAAACAAAGAACCGAAGGAAATCCTTGACAAAAGTTTCTTTTTACGCATTAACATAAAAAATAATGCATGATTTTGCTTTTTTGGAAAAGCCTTTTTAAGAAGAGGAAATTAATTGAAATTTCTGTTTAAACGTTATTTAAAAAATGAACTTTTTAAATTAGAAAAGCTATCTTTGTTGGTATTTTTATTCATCTAAAAAATACTCAAAAACTTTTTGCAAGTTTTGTTAGCACTTTTTCTCTACTCATGCAATTCATTAGTTAGAAGGGTGACAAGTGGTTTTTTTAGCTTGATCAGTGTGTTGCCTAACTTTATTTACTTAAATTACCAATGAGCAACAATAATAAATATTTCACTATAACTAAAAAACAGTACAAAAAAATGCGCCGCAATAAAATTGAACTTCTTTTTAATGTGAAAGTCCTAAAAAAGAAAAACGGTCGGCAAAAGTTCAAAATACTGCATGAAGTTGAGAATAAGCCAAAAATACCAATTAAAATAATTGAAGATCAACCGGAGTCGCCAAAGCCACCTAAAACTCCTAAACCCCCTAAACCGCCTAAAGGTCCTGACAATCCTGAGGAGCCGGATTCTCCAGAAGAACCCAAAGAAACAGATCAACCAGGTGGTCCCGATAATCCTAATGCAGGAAATAAAAAGATGCCAACACCTGAAGAATACGTAACTCGTAAAGAATTCAACGAATTCAAAGATTCAAACAATCAACGACTTACAAAGATTGAAAATAAGGTTGATAAGTTAGAAGTCAAAGTCGACAAATTAGCTGAAATTGTTCAAACTCAGGGCGAAGAAATCAAAGAACTGAAAGTGGAGCAAAAAGCCCAGGGTGAAACCCTACAGCTAATTTTGAAAACACTGCAAAAGATGAACGATCGTCTGGACAGAATGGAAACTCGCTTAGACAAGATCGATTCGCCCAAATAGCTTTAGGCTAAAAAGAAGATACCAATGGCTAAAACGCTGTTGGCATTTTTATTCATCTAAAACTGCCCAAAAAATTTTTTGCAATTTTGTTGGCACTTTTTAATTGCTATTTCAATTTATTTAGTGGAGGAGCAAAATGCAATTTTTTTGATTTTCTAGAATCCTCTAGAAAGGAGGTGTTAATTATGAAATATAAAAAGATAGGTGATATTAAATCTAAAGGATTTTTCGAATCTAAAGAAGAATATAAGGAACTTTTAAAAAAATGTGAACTAATTTCTTTTGAAGCTTTTTCTGAAAAATTACCTAATGGTGATTATGAAGTGACTAAGAAACTTAAGCTTGTAGAAAAAGGTCCAAATTGAAAAAGAAAAACATACAAACAATCTTTAGAGAATGAAAAAATCTTAAAGTGGCTTATAGAGCACGACTAACAATAAAAGCAAGCCAAAATCGGCTTGCTTTTATTTTGTCTAATCTAACTCAAAACTCAGTTTACCGTACTTCCCGTTTATCAGTTCACTAACAAACAGTTCGCACGCTAAATTAATGTTGAGCTGATTCGATTTTTGCAACAACTTACGACTGATAGCAAATTTATGTAAAAACTCAGTGAAGTCTGTACCTTCATATGGTAACAATTGCGGATAATGTTTGCTTAAATAACAAAAAGCAAACGCACCTACATCTTCCAAAGGGACTACTTCCCTTTTAATAACGTTAGTTAAAACTAACTTGTAACCAACAGCCATTTCATCAATTCGTTTAAAGAAGACTCCTGGGGTATCGCTCAAATAAAACTCCGAACTTATTTGGTTTCAACTCATTGACTTGGTAACCCCAGCCCGATTAGCTACCTGTAAGTGATTTTTATTTAGTAACAAGTTAATTAAACTGGATTTACCAACGTTGGGCATTCCAATAACCGCTAACCGAAACTGGTGCACTAATAAACCTTTGGCTTTTAACTGATTCTTTTTTGCTTGAAACAAAGTTTGCAGTTTCTTAATAACTAAGCGTTTAAGTTGCAAACCTTGCTTTAAGGTTCCCCATAAAATATTGGAGTTAGCCACTGTTTGTGCTAAATCAGCCTTTAAAGCTAAAGTGAGTTTCGGTTTATTGGTAAAGTAAGCCGTAATTTCGGGGTTTTGGGTTAACGTTGGTGCACGCGCATCAACTACCTCAATTACACCATCTAAACTACTAGCTAGTTTTTTGAGTTGGTCATGGGTCTTCTTCATGTGACCCGGAAACCAGTTAATCTTGACTGCAGAGGTAAATGTATCCATCGATCCCTCGGATCCTTGTAATTGATACTAAACAATCTTTGTCAATTTTCCGGATGATGCGGATGAGGTTAGGAATTTCCACATACATAGTTACTGAAACTATCATCCGTTTTTTGGCTAATGAGTATCCACCCATCGTTTCTTGAATGGACAGACTGTGAGTCGCTTTATCGTTGAGCAGAGCCAACCTCACTTCTTCAATCTTGTCAGTAAAGACCTTAATTTCAGCAAAGTTATACCTTGGGAAAAGGTGACTCACTACTGTACCCGTAAATAACACCGAAAAGAAAGTGGCGATTAAGTTGGGTGAAAAGAAAAGGTTAACCTGTCAAGCACTTTTTTTGTAATCGGGAATATCTTGGAGCACAATACTGCCAGCGACAAACGAACCCATTAAGATCGCAATGATCAAAATAAAGGTATTGACATAAAAGAGAATTGGCCCCACGGAGCGGTTTTTCTTTCTCGCAAAGTATTGCGTTAGGAAATCGGCACCCCCAGCACAAGATCCCAAGATGTAGAGGATTGCTAAACTCGTACCGTTAACAAAACCATAGATCCCGGCATAAATAAAGGTCGAAATAATGACATTGCCTTGTGAAGTATCATTTCATAAGAACGGTACAAATAACGCGCTTTGATCAACACCTTCAGCTTTTTTTGCAGCTTCCCAAAATTCAGTGTGGTGCACTGCGGACAACATCGATGGCAATTGATTAGCCCCCGGAATAATACTAAAGATAAAACCAAAGACGTTGGAAGCGACCACGTAATGGGTTGACAGAATGGTGAAACGTTTCCCAATTTTTTTGTAAGAAAAAATAATCAGGGGAATGTTGACTATTACATAAAACAGCCAGTAAAAGATGTTGAACACTAGGTTGCGTTGTCCATCTTCGAGGTTCTTCAACAAGACAAACAGTAAACGCGCAAAACCTTGGGTTAGCGAACTAATCCCAAAGCTGTACAATCCCGTTTGTTGGATAAACACCAGCAAAAAGAAGGCGTTCACTAAAGCCAGGATGTAGACAATTGTGTACTTTAAAGGTTTTTTAGCCTCATAAAGGGCACTAAACATCAACAGCGAACTAGTAATCTTGGCCCTTTTAGAAGCTGAAGTAGTTTCAGTTTTGTCTTGATCCTTCCTTGTGAATCACCTTTTCAGTCAATCCATGGTGAAAAAGTAAAACTATTGTTTTCGCTCTTTAATTTTGGCAGCTTTACCAGAGCGCTCACGCATATATGAAATGTAAGCGCGTCTTACTTTACCCCGTCTTTTCAATTCAATTGAAATATTAGGGTTATGAATTTGGAAGTTTTTTTCAATCGGAATACCATCAGTGGTTTTACGCACAATGAAGGTTTCACTAATACCTTTACCACGACGGCGTAGGACAGTTCCCGTAAAGTTTTGGATTCTGACCTTTTCCTTTTCTTTAAGTTTGATGGCAACATTCACTTCGTCACCAGCGCTAAACTCAGGCACATAAGCCTTTAATTGCTTTTGTTCTACTAAATCTATTAAAGCTTGTTTATTTATTTTTTTCATCTTTCTTTGCTAAATATTGCTTATACAAATCAGGACGGTATTGAGCCGTTCTGAGCAGTTGTTGTTCTTTGCGATAAGCCTCTATCTTTTTATGGTCACCTGATAATAATATTTCAGGTACCTTATCCCCGTCTAGATCATATGGCCTAGTGTAAGCGGGGAAATCCAGTAAGTAGTTGTTAAATGATTCGTGGATTAAGCTCTGATCATTAATGACACCCTTAATTAAACGAACAGTGGCATCAATCACACTTAAAGCCACTAACTCCCCACCACTCAACACAAAGTCACCTAA from the Mycoplasmoides pneumoniae FH genome contains:
- a CDS encoding mannitol-1-phosphate 5-dehydrogenase; its protein translation is MKRINVLHFGAGNIGRGVILPIYQQNDFSIDLVELNQNTVNELQKQKQYQVHYLDCDQSQLVNDFNTWNLKDEAKIIELMERADVISTSIGAKNLASLKTLFDKAKFHKRAIVLCFENGFRISSNFKNILQLNNTQVNFVDVVIDTIAPNFEKKANFLDIYCEKYSEIYAETFPLEIKGVNQTNSLDRFIIKKLLLVNALHSVIGLLGFQQKLKYVHETLQVKSNLTFVEKLAQQIIDALCAEYPEFNKNNLLSYGKNNLVRFANPKIQDLNTRLIREPLRKLNQNERFYAIYKLFKKNKIALNNILQVYLMVLKTNITDDTESQQIAKLINEKAWTELAKLSSLEESEWNLIKQELSREITKK
- a CDS encoding PTS sugar transporter subunit IIA, with translation MKLLKNNIYINVYLKNKQEIFEFVFKKFKEDGAVLDSFLPAIVERDKAASVAIGNYLFLPHPVYDEIANIQKEKMVFIGLKDVINIDGQPIKFICGLALKGEHQMDALQSLAIAFSDPEEVEKLVKDKDLTQDKVLEFLAKHN
- a CDS encoding lipoprotein, coding for MRKKKLLSRISFGSLFLLCGTILSACTWIQANLRNLLKETTGKDFDLSKAIKIPEGRQNLINSLKKSYEVNPKDTTKLLLDAWKQSSEEGKLGIADLDFDQVTNPTEKDPFKNGAKGRAFRHWISKY
- a CDS encoding DUF16 domain-containing protein — translated: MRRNKIELLFNVKVLKKKNGRQKFKILHEVENKPKIPIKIIEDQPESPKPPKTPKPPKPPKGPDNPEEPDSPEEPKETDQPGGPDNPNAGNKKMPTPEEYVTRKEFNEFKDSNNQRLTKIENKVDKLEVKVDKLAEIVQTQGEEIKELKVEQKAQGETLQLILKTLQKMNDRLDRMETRLDKIDSPK
- the ylqF gene encoding ribosome biogenesis GTPase YlqF, coding for MDTFTSAVKINWFPGHMKKTHDQLKKLASSLDGVIEVVDARAPTLTQNPEITAYFTNKPKLTLALKADLAQTVANSNILWGTLKQGLQLKRLVIKKLQTLFQAKKNQLKAKGLLVHQFRLAVIGMPNVGKSSLINLLLNKNHLQVANRAGVTKSMSWNQISSEFYLSDTPGVFFKRIDEMAVGYKLVLTNVIKREVVPLEDVGAFAFCYLSKHYPQLLPYEGTDFTEFLHKFAISRKLLQKSNQLNINLACELFVSELINGKYGKLSFELD
- a CDS encoding YitT family protein, translating into MDWLKRWFTRKDQDKTETTSASKRAKITSSLLMFSALYEAKKPLKYTIVYILALVNAFFLLVFIQQTGLYSFGISSLTQGFARLLFVLLKNLEDGQRNLVFNIFYWLFYVIVNIPLIIFSYKKIGKRFTILSTHYVVASNVFGFIFSIIPGANQLPSMLSAVHHTEFWEAAKKAEGVDQSALFVPFLWNDTSQGNVIISTFIYAGIYGFVNGTSLAILYILGSCAGGADFLTQYFARKKNRSVGPILFYVNTFILIIAILMGSFVAGSIVLQDIPDYKKSAWQVNLFFSPNLIATFFSVLFTGTVVSHLFPRYNFAEIKVFTDKIEEVRLALLNDKATHSLSIQETMGGYSLAKKRMIVSVTMYVEIPNLIRIIRKIDKDCLVSITRIRGIDGYIYLCSQD
- the rplS gene encoding 50S ribosomal protein L19; amino-acid sequence: MKKINKQALIDLVEQKQLKAYVPEFSAGDEVNVAIKLKEKEKVRIQNFTGTVLRRRGKGISETFIVRKTTDGIPIEKNFQIHNPNISIELKRRGKVRRAYISYMRERSGKAAKIKERKQ